GTGGCCCCTGCTTGCTGTAGTCGACGGATCTCGTCAAGATCAGTTTCCGCGATGGCTTCCATCTCTTGACATGCGAGCCAGTTGCGGGTGACGTGTTGAATAGGAGAAAGAGTACGGGCAACGACTAGGCAGCGTGGAGGGACACGACTAGATAACAGGCGGTGCCGTCTGCACTTCGGCCTGATTCGACATTCCGCTGTGCCTCCTAAAGGCTTGTGGCCACTGAATGCAGACCGCATAGTTTTAGCGCTTGGTGAGTTGAACGTGAGCGACAGTAGTTGTGCAGAGCACAAGTTAGTAGGCAAAGTCAGGGATTGGGATTCCGGATACTGATATACGGAAGTGGTCTGCGTGCGCCCGGATACGTCCCGCCGTAACAGGTTAGCGTGCTTGGCGAGCTCCGGGACATAGGCAGCCATTTTGTCGAGTCTGTACACCTCTCGTCCAGTCCGCACGATACGAGAACCCATTTCCCACGTCTGCGGCTTCGATAGAGCGAGCAAGAATCGTATAAAATGGTATACAATGCTCATGAGGTATCGTTTAGTGGTATAATACCTCTTTAGCATTCTTCTACAACGTAGAATGGCTAAGCTAGAGGTGGTCCGGCGTTCGATTGTGAGTTATCACAGATCGAGTTCATCGCCACGATCATCTTTACTAACAGTCGAGATAGCGCCGTGTGTCCAACATGATATGGTCATTTCTTCTTTTTGCATTTCGGGCAAAGCTTTTGCCGGCCTTGCCCTACGGAGCTTCTTTAATCCAACCTGCCCGTTCGTGCTGTCTATGAGGAACTGCAGCAAACTTCTTTTTGACGTATACAAAAGCACCATTAGTATGATATGCTCTCTCCTACAACTCATCTCTGAGGTATCGTTTTGGGTGTCTCTTGCTCTTTGAGGCTGCTCCTCTACACTTCCGGGTCGCTCTGGCACATGTGCTACAACGGTGGCTCGACATGTCTAAAAGCGACTACAGGATACTTGTCCATGCTCCTGCATAACGACTGCTGCCATTCTGTGACCACACACCTTCCACTCTTACGCTTCACAGACCACTGACCTTTCCTCACGCCAGGAAGAATCTCGAGAATATCAAGCATATGCTCTACCTTGCCTTTCCACCTCAAACACCTCGCTGCCTGCTTGATAATGTGTAGCTGTCCAGTGCAGCTGACGTGCAGCCTTGCATCGCATGCGGGTGAGGTGTTGCATCAAGTTACTCTTCCGTGTAAACTGGGCATTGCAGAACATGCAAGCAATCGACTTGTCTGGCCTCTTTTCCCTCATGTCGTCTGTAGTTTTCGAAGCTTGAGAAACGGCGATCATTGCAACCGTGGTCGACACAAATGGGCTCTGGAGGCAGTTGGAGAGGTGGTGCTTGTTGCGCCGAAGGCAGCAGGATCAACAGGCTCGGACCGACAGGACGTATGGTTTTGACTACCGGTGTGGCGTACCCACGCCCAACTCCAAGTCACGTGCAAGTCCACGTGCATTCACTCTCTTCGGAGTCTCTGCTCCGAACAGCTCTCCGATCCTAGCGCCTCGTCTTCATTGTTATGACGGGTACATCAAGCGGCCATCGACTCCCGGGGCGGTCAAATCTTTCGTCATATCGAGACCCGATGCGCGTGTTGTAAAGATTCATGCTTCTGCTCGTCGCGGTGAAGTGACTGGCGCCAAGAGGACGATCAACGCCATCCTCTGGAGCTTAAGACCAGAAAGACACCTGCCCCAGCATTATCCGCATCTCGGCATTCATTTTGGTGGCCACCTTGACCATATCCAACGGCGGGAATGCCGCTATGGTGTTCATATGTTATTTGTTCCACCAATTGGCCGATGGAAGGAATGTTGGTGACGTGCGGACTCACGAGGGATGGACATTCGGACCCGGCCGTGTGCACAGAAGAGAAGTTACATGGTGTCACGCGCATATACGGGAACCGGCTTCTCCTCTGGACGTATTCTGCCAAGCAGTGATCGATCCTGTTGATGCCAATCATTGGGTAACGACCAAATAGAGCCGTGACGGAGATTGTTTTTGGCAGCGCATTGTTGCTACGCCAAGAGTGCCACTTCTGCATGGTTGCCAGGCTACATGTCCCAGCGTGGTATAGAGCAAGCAATAATCTCGCCCGTACCTTAGACTAATGCTTAAGCAGACTCGATTCGCTTGTTCTCCATGTGCCGCTACAGTATAAGAGACAATGTACCCTTTTCAGGACTTCAAGCTCTAGTAGACTAGCGAATGTGACTGTCCTTCCTTGGCAGGACGAGAGCTCGAAGGATTGGCTCATGAGCCAATGTGCATCAGGTGCCGGGGCCGTCATGCATTGAGTTGACATTCGTCGACGTGCTGCACTGGCTGTATTTCACTGGTCTCTCCCGAACCACAGCAACTCACAGCAATTGTTGCAGAACACTCTCGTCTCTCTGTCGATATCCAGTACCCATCATCTGTCGAACGCGATGCAGAAAACCGGCTTTGTACTTTCTATGCTTTACAGCATCTGTCAAGCGCAGTCCAATCTCAAGTGAGTAGATACTCCATGCAGCCCATTGCAATTGAGCTCACCGAAGTCTAGCTTGAGCTCGCTGCCAGAACCGGACATCACCAACACGCTCATGAATATAACCTTCTCAGACCCGACCATCAATGACTGTGGCAGGTGGCCGGCAGCAGCGGCCAACTCCTCAGCCACTGTGGTCATTCGATCAGTGCCAAGCTATCAATTTGTCTGCGTGGATCTTGACTATATCTTCACTCATCCAAACGAGACATTTGTGCCCGGCCAAAGTTCCACGAACGCGAGTGACGAGCGGGACGGCGTGAGGTATTCACTCTCAAGCCCGGACGGCAACACCAATGTTGGCTGGTCACCAGGACGCTTCAATTACAGTCAAGTGTTCTACACCCAGCAGCATCTGTACGATGATGAAGCCCAGGATGATTCGTTAGTCGGCCGCCTCATGCTTCGCGCCTACGACGAGCCTGGATGCGCCGGCAACAGCGCTGCTAACAACTTGATGAATGACAACTGGTACTCTTGGGATTGCACAGGTGAAGCGGGCGTATGCAGTAATCTGTCCTTCAGCGTCAGGAGCATACTTTTGACCGGCCCAGAAATCGGCAAGACTGCGGGAGAATCTGGTTGCATGAACGCGGCGAAGCTCAGTGCGGCTTCGGGCGGCACGAAGACTTCAAGGCTGGTTCCTGTGTTGGTGGTGTGCGTTGTCCTCGGCCTCCCGTACTGAGATCAAGCCTCAGTGGTCAATTCTCGTAGGAGGGTGAGCGTTAGGCTCATCGAGGGATCCGAAAGACGAACTAAAGCATCATATGTACCCAGCTCATCTGCAAGTTGTCTCAATTGTGCCCGGTTGGCGTAGAGATGCGAAGCGTACAACTAAGTCGAGTGGAGATGATGGGATCGAGGTGAAGAGGTTCACACGGAGAAAGCTTTACTACTCTAAGTAGGCTCTCACGCAGAGAGCTCACCCGACTGACTCTACAGTGGACATGGGAAGGACGCTCACATTCGGCTAGACTATTTATATAGGCTAGCGTTGCGAGCTTGCGAGCTTCACCGGACGTTGCACAGCATGCCATCGCAAGGCAACTTGACCTGATCAGACCTCACCACCACATCTCCCCTTCCTCAGACATAAAGAGCTAAGTTTGCCTCTCCAAACTCGCAGATATCACTTCACTCTTGTCTTCCACATCTCAGCCACGTAATGGTCCGTAACGTGGCATCCATGCAGTCCCTCCGCGACGAGATGAACCACTTCACCACCGGCTCGCAGCCTGTGCCATCCCATAACACACCCGAGCCTCCACTTCAGAGACTCGATGCTTCTGGAGCGACGATGCAGCTCTGTGGCGATGACACGTACACGAAAAGTCTCATGCAGAAAGTAGCCTCAGGCCAGGCTACGGACGAGGAAACGGCTGCATTCAACAAACATGTCAACCAGGCACGATCGCTGCCTTCGATACAGAACCTTTTGCAGCGTCCTGAGGAGGCAAGCTCTTCGGTGTCCCCGGGCTTATCGTCGGATACGTGGAGATTCCTCCAGTCTGCTGAGAGCAAAGAGATAGCCGATAAGATGATGGCGCGAACGGAACAAGGCGATGCGAGCGCTAGGTTTTGTCCAGGCCTGCCTGCAAGGCATAAGCTACCACAGAACAACGAGGCCGGCGCAGATGGGGGACCTTTACTGCTGGGCCTACCAAAAGACCTTGGTGATCGTATCAAGCAAGCGGAGGCACTCCTCAAACAAGAACACCGAGCAGGGAAATCCCAGGAAACAGAGATGAAGCGGAAGGAGTTCTACAATATGGATCCACCAGCGCCCGGCGTCCCTGCAAGAATCAAGCTCCCGGAGAACTTCAACCCGCGCGAGCATGAGTACAACTCTCTGCCCGACTACGAGCAGCAGCTCAGAATGCTCGAAGCTCACAACAAGAAGCGGCTGGTCCAGGCGCGAGCCACTGACCCAGCTTATAACGAACACGTTCAAAGGTTCGAAGAGCAGTGTAGGCAGAAACGCTTCGATATGCACCTGCTAGATGGCGCGATACCGTTATCTGCGGACAAGTCTGCTGTGCTCGAAGAGGCATTGAGGCTTGCTGTCGAGAAAGAGCAGCGCGATACCCAACATGGTCCCTCGGAGTCAAGCTTCGAGAGCGACCCCGTCCCAGGCTACGACAAGCATGGAAGGCCGTTGGCTAATGTCGACGAATGGCTACAGCATCGCGATGAGTGCAGGACCGACGCCGAGAAGAGGCGGACTAGGAAGGCAAAGGGTCTCGCAGCTACTCACGCTGCGAATGAAGAGGCACTTCGCTTCAAGCAGGCAACGCGCGAGAATGCTGCTAAGTACACGAAGCCTTTCTGCGAATTCTTGACAGAGAATCCGACGGTGTTCCATGCTGTGGATGCCATGAAACAGCAACTGAAGCAAAAGGGGTGGACTGAGTTGTCGGAGCGGGAGTCTTGGGACATCAAGCCCGAAGGATACTACTTTATCGAGCGAAATGGTTCATCATTGATTGCTTTCGCGGTTGGTGCAAAGTACAAGCCCGGGAATGGCTCAGCCATCCTAGCGGGCCATGTCGATGCTCTCACTGCGAAGGTCAAGCCAATCTCACAAGTGCCTAACAAAGCAGGCTACCTGCAGCTCGGTGTTGCGCCTTATGCTGGCGCGCTGAACAGCACCTGGTGGGACCGCGATTTGAGCATTGGTGGCCGCGTCCATGTCCGCGATGGCGACAAGATTGTTACGAAGCTTGTCAAGCTCGACTGGCCGATCGCACGCATTCCAAGTCTTGCTCCGCACTTCGGAGCTGCCGCCGCTGGACCTTTCGACAAGGAAACGCAAATGGTACCCATCATTGGCTTGGACAGTAGCGACTCCCGTACATTCGGGACATACGGTGATGAAGATGGTTACAGCCAGCCTCCGCTGATTGGCAGCATGGGAGGCAAGGTCGGGCACTTTGTCGAAACCCAGCCTCCGGCTCTTGTCAAGGTCATTGGCGAAGCGCTTGGTCTCAATGCAAGCAGCTACACGGACATTGTCAACTGGGAGCTCGAGCTTTTCGATCTGCAGCCAGCTACCGTTGGTGGACTTAACAAAGAGTTCATCTTCGCCGGTCGTATCGACGACAAGCTCTGCTCCTGGGCTGCGCTCCAGGCTCTGATTGAGAGCCAGAAGAATGACACAGCACACAGCAGCATCATCAAAGTCGTCGGCCTTTTTGACGACGAAGAGATCGGCTCCCTACTCCGGCAAGGCGCAAAGGGTAACTTCCTTCCCTCGACCATGGAGCGTGCAGTCGGCTCACTTGCAGGCCACTACCCAAATTCCGACTTGATGGGACGCACCTATGCAAACTCCTTCATGGTCTCTTCGGACGTCACTCACGCTGCCAATCCCAACTTCCTCGGCGCATACCTCGAGAACCACGCACCACACCTGAATGTCGGGCTCGCAATCGCTGCCGACTCAAATGGGCACATGACGACCGACAGCGTCTCGACAACGATCTTGAAGCGCTGTGCGGATAAGGTTGGGGCAAAGTTGCAGGTCTTCCAAATCAGGAATGGAACTCCTTCGGGCGGCACTGTTGGACCTATGCTAAGCTCGGCAATTGGTGTGAGGAGTATTGATGCTGGATTGGCGCAGTTGAGTATGCATTCTATAAGGGCCACGACTGGTGCGTTGGACCCGGGACTTGGCGTCATCATGTTTGCAGGATTCTTGAATGGGTTCGAGGGGGTGGACAAAGAGTTTCAAGGCTAGATGGCGTGTATGTATGAAGCTGCCCGATCTCTGGGGAGAGCTACGATGAATGCAAGAGCAATGACTAACGAGGTCTCGAGACTCCTGCAAAGGATGCGATAGCAACTGCTGCTGTCGTAAGAGCACCTGCCACGGCGTGCTTGCCTACCACCACGCCGCTTCTTAAATTCTGGGTGCCTGCCTCACTTCAGAATAGCCGCGATGTCTGACGTGTTCTTTATTCCTCCTGCCTGCTGCTACACACACCACCCCATTGCAACGAGAGGTCGTCGAAACATCGCCATATCTCCACCGCTATCGTTGCCACCAACATTGTCACGATCATCGCTGTCCTCTGTCAACAGACCTCAAACATGTGCACGATCATCTTACTGCCATTCATCATTCTCACAATTTTCCTCCCGCTGTGGTACGGACTGATCGTGAGCTCTATTCACTTGCGCCATGCAGTCGGAGCTTCAGCTTACCGTGTGCAGATACCTTTGGGCCGTCGCCTGCTCAGTAACCGGGTACATATTCCGGGCCAGGTGGGCGTTGGATCTGGTAAGCATTTGCCCTTACCGAGATCGATGCTTTCGCTGAGTGTGGTAATGCAGTGAGCACCACGGCAGGGCACGTACATATGGAGAGGTGGAACATGACCGGGAATGTGAGCGAGAGTGT
Above is a window of Fulvia fulva chromosome 6, complete sequence DNA encoding:
- a CDS encoding Vacuolar aminopeptidase 1; this encodes MVRNVASMQSLRDEMNHFTTGSQPVPSHNTPEPPLQRLDASGATMQLCGDDTYTKSLMQKVASGQATDEETAAFNKHVNQARSLPSIQNLLQRPEEASSSVSPGLSSDTWRFLQSAESKEIADKMMARTEQGDASARFCPGLPARHKLPQNNEAGADGGPLLLGLPKDLGDRIKQAEALLKQEHRAGKSQETEMKRKEFYNMDPPAPGVPARIKLPENFNPREHEYNSLPDYEQQLRMLEAHNKKRLVQARATDPAYNEHVQRFEEQCRQKRFDMHLLDGAIPLSADKSAVLEEALRLAVEKEQRDTQHGPSESSFESDPVPGYDKHGRPLANVDEWLQHRDECRTDAEKRRTRKAKGLAATHAANEEALRFKQATRENAAKYTKPFCEFLTENPTVFHAVDAMKQQLKQKGWTELSERESWDIKPEGYYFIERNGSSLIAFAVGAKYKPGNGSAILAGHVDALTAKVKPISQVPNKAGYLQLGVAPYAGALNSTWWDRDLSIGGRVHVRDGDKIVTKLVKLDWPIARIPSLAPHFGAAAAGPFDKETQMVPIIGLDSSDSRTFGTYGDEDGYSQPPLIGSMGGKVGHFVETQPPALVKVIGEALGLNASSYTDIVNWELELFDLQPATVGGLNKEFIFAGRIDDKLCSWAALQALIESQKNDTAHSSIIKVVGLFDDEEIGSLLRQGAKGNFLPSTMERAVGSLAGHYPNSDLMGRTYANSFMVSSDVTHAANPNFLGAYLENHAPHLNVGLAIAADSNGHMTTDSVSTTILKRCADKVGAKLQVFQIRNGTPSGGTVGPMLSSAIGVRSIDAGLAQLSMHSIRATTGALDPGLGVIMFAGFLNGFEGVDKEFQG